One window of the Candidatus Poribacteria bacterium genome contains the following:
- a CDS encoding anaerobic glycerol-3-phosphate dehydrogenase subunit C: MIDPDRVERHLKTLISGDVRFDEITRTIYSTAACLYKIKPIGVIYPKNADDLVKLAEYASDQRISLTARGAGSSLAGQAVNDGLIVDLSKYMNRIIEINPDDGYAVVQPGVVQDILQRELKRYGKFFPPDTSSSAYSTIGGGIANNSSGARSVKYGTTKDYVLSLELVLSDGDLVKTKPVPLELIPDDFPGRPGSLEQEIYEGLKSITIENRDLIERYRPKAKSSSGYNLFDLIQNRMFDLSKLIVGSEGTLCIVTEARLRVIDLPKHKAVAMAYFDDVVKAGMAVPILLELGPSAIDVMDGLVVDLVRMRERELGRFLPEKVEMVYLIEFDGEDSDRVRQKLKEAERSLREEGLVTDFLPARDQDEADKLWRVRKAGSAILGRVKGEKRPLRFIEDVSVPPERLAEFLGKLWGILKRYDVRVGTIGHAGDSNFHVRPLLNPKDPSDIEKMRLIAEETFSLVVEMEGSISGEHGDGLLRTPFLRKEFGELYDLFFQVKRLFDPLNLLNPGKIIPQEGKGFTDNLRYGPEYRYIQTGSRLDRERMHEELEKCDGCGTCRSYCPVFGALGEERGASRAKVNLIRAALTGDLPPEMLTSTEFKSVMDLCYNCKRCLNECPALVNVPMLCLEARAVYVREHGLSIQNLFLGNASKIAPLATTFAPLANLTMQLKPIRWLMELILGIHRDRRMPRYRFMTLSRRYPRRKPTGEKKVAYFAGCYANYNDPAGEGVSTVEVLRRHGYEVYIPKTKCCNVAKITMGGIEESMDDIRENVDILSQLVDEGFEILFSAPSCLLAVRMEYPEILDDERSKRLAEHCHYIFEFLFDLKERGELVEELNPVDMKAAYQIPCHLKALGEDRTLVILRRIPGLEITTVADRCCGIAGTFGMKKQYYDLSLKAGEPLFRQILSSGAEIVISSCGTCRLQIEQATGLKTIHPIEVLFRSYEVKP; encoded by the coding sequence ATGATTGATCCCGATAGAGTTGAAAGACATCTGAAAACGCTCATAAGCGGTGACGTTAGGTTCGATGAGATAACCCGGACGATCTACAGCACCGCCGCTTGTCTTTATAAGATCAAGCCGATCGGGGTGATATATCCGAAAAACGCCGACGATCTGGTTAAACTGGCCGAATACGCATCCGATCAAAGGATATCCCTTACGGCAAGGGGAGCCGGTTCCAGCCTTGCCGGTCAGGCGGTGAATGACGGCCTGATCGTCGATCTGAGCAAATACATGAACCGTATAATCGAGATCAATCCCGATGATGGATATGCCGTCGTTCAGCCCGGGGTCGTCCAGGATATCCTACAGAGGGAGCTTAAAAGGTATGGCAAGTTCTTCCCCCCCGATACCTCAAGCAGCGCCTATAGCACCATCGGAGGTGGAATCGCCAACAACTCCTCCGGCGCAAGATCCGTCAAATATGGGACCACGAAGGATTACGTCCTATCGCTTGAGCTGGTGCTCTCAGACGGAGATCTGGTGAAAACCAAACCCGTTCCCCTGGAGCTTATACCCGATGATTTTCCCGGCAGGCCCGGCTCGCTTGAACAGGAGATCTATGAGGGACTTAAAAGTATCACCATTGAAAACAGGGATCTCATCGAGAGGTATCGGCCTAAGGCCAAAAGCTCAAGCGGATATAACCTATTCGACCTGATTCAGAATAGGATGTTCGACCTGTCGAAGCTGATCGTCGGATCTGAGGGAACGTTATGCATCGTAACGGAGGCTAGATTGCGCGTCATCGATCTCCCGAAGCACAAGGCTGTGGCGATGGCATATTTCGACGATGTCGTTAAGGCCGGAATGGCCGTGCCGATTCTGCTGGAACTAGGCCCTAGCGCGATAGATGTGATGGATGGGTTGGTTGTGGATCTGGTACGCATGAGGGAAAGGGAGCTGGGACGATTCCTACCTGAAAAGGTTGAGATGGTATATCTGATAGAGTTCGACGGTGAGGATTCAGATCGGGTTCGTCAAAAGCTCAAAGAGGCGGAGCGATCTCTGAGAGAGGAAGGGCTGGTCACCGATTTCCTGCCCGCCCGTGATCAGGATGAGGCCGATAAGCTCTGGAGGGTCCGAAAGGCCGGTTCCGCTATCTTGGGAAGGGTAAAGGGAGAGAAACGACCGCTGCGCTTCATCGAGGACGTGTCGGTTCCTCCCGAAAGATTGGCCGAGTTCCTCGGTAAGCTCTGGGGGATACTGAAGAGATATGACGTTCGCGTAGGTACGATAGGGCATGCCGGAGATAGCAACTTTCACGTCAGACCCCTGTTAAATCCCAAGGACCCATCGGATATCGAGAAGATGCGGCTGATAGCGGAGGAAACCTTCTCGCTGGTGGTGGAGATGGAGGGGTCGATTTCGGGCGAACACGGCGACGGATTGCTGAGAACGCCCTTCCTCAGGAAGGAGTTCGGCGAGCTTTACGATCTGTTCTTCCAGGTCAAACGCCTGTTCGATCCGCTCAACCTGCTCAATCCCGGCAAGATCATCCCTCAGGAAGGCAAGGGATTCACCGATAACCTCCGTTACGGGCCGGAATATCGATATATACAGACCGGATCGAGGCTTGATCGGGAGAGGATGCACGAGGAACTGGAGAAATGCGACGGCTGCGGCACATGTCGGTCGTATTGCCCGGTGTTCGGTGCCCTGGGAGAGGAGAGAGGAGCCAGCCGCGCCAAGGTGAATCTCATCAGGGCCGCTCTTACAGGCGATCTTCCCCCTGAGATGCTGACCTCAACCGAGTTCAAATCGGTGATGGATCTATGTTATAACTGTAAGCGATGTCTGAACGAATGCCCGGCGTTGGTTAACGTCCCAATGCTTTGTCTTGAGGCGAGGGCCGTATATGTGCGCGAACACGGCCTCTCGATTCAGAATCTATTCCTGGGCAACGCCTCGAAAATCGCTCCGCTCGCCACTACTTTCGCCCCTTTGGCCAATCTGACGATGCAACTCAAACCGATCAGATGGCTGATGGAGTTGATCCTCGGGATACACAGGGATAGGAGGATGCCCAGGTACAGGTTCATGACCCTTTCCAGGAGATATCCGAGGCGAAAACCGACGGGGGAGAAAAAGGTGGCCTATTTCGCCGGGTGTTACGCCAACTACAACGATCCGGCCGGCGAAGGGGTATCGACGGTTGAGGTGCTGCGCAGACATGGGTATGAGGTTTACATCCCGAAGACCAAATGCTGTAATGTGGCTAAGATCACGATGGGCGGTATAGAGGAGTCAATGGACGATATCCGTGAGAACGTGGACATCCTCTCCCAACTGGTCGATGAGGGATTCGAGATACTCTTCAGCGCTCCGAGCTGCCTCCTGGCGGTGAGGATGGAGTATCCGGAGATATTGGACGATGAAAGATCCAAAAGGCTGGCGGAGCACTGTCATTACATATTCGAGTTCCTGTTCGATCTGAAGGAAAGAGGCGAGCTGGTGGAGGAGCTTAATCCGGTCGATATGAAGGCGGCATATCAGATACCGTGTCATCTCAAGGCGCTCGGTGAGGACAGAACGTTGGTGATTTTGAGACGGATACCGGGACTGGAGATTACAACCGTGGCTGATAGATGTTGTGGGATAGCGGGGACGTTCGGAATGAAAAAGCAGTATTACGACCTGTCGCTGAAGGCCGGGGAACCGCTTTTCCGGCAGATCCTCTCCAGCGGTGCTGAGATCGTCATATCGAGCTGTGGAACCTGCAGGTTACAGATAGAACAGGCCACAGGATTGAAAACGATACACCCCATAGAGGTTTTATTCAGGTCATATGAGGTGAAACCATGA
- a CDS encoding pantoate--beta-alanine ligase, with the protein MMVLSKPEEVQRHCERVRLQGKRIGFVPTMGYFHEGHLTLMRRAREENDLLVVSLFVNPTQFGPNEDYERYPRDLDRDRELAEKEGVDLLFVPSVEDMYPAGYATYVEVTGTLTSVLCGARRPGHFRGVTTVVAKLFNIVKPHRAYFGEKDAQQLRVIKRMAKDLNFDVEIISVPTVRESDGLAMSSRNEYLSPEERKAALVLWRSLNLARSLAEAGERKADRIISEMRRLIESEPLAKIDYVEIVDSETLEKVDRIEGEVLVALAVFIGTTRLIDNMIISVS; encoded by the coding sequence ATGATGGTTCTGAGTAAGCCTGAGGAGGTGCAGAGGCATTGCGAGAGGGTGCGTCTTCAGGGCAAGAGGATCGGATTCGTCCCCACCATGGGGTATTTCCATGAGGGACACCTGACGCTGATGCGCAGGGCAAGGGAGGAGAACGACCTCCTCGTCGTCAGCCTTTTCGTTAACCCCACCCAGTTCGGGCCGAACGAGGATTACGAGAGGTATCCCCGAGACCTCGATAGGGACAGGGAACTTGCCGAGAAGGAAGGCGTCGATCTCCTCTTCGTCCCATCGGTCGAGGATATGTATCCGGCCGGATACGCCACATATGTCGAGGTGACGGGAACGTTAACATCGGTGCTCTGCGGCGCCAGGCGTCCCGGACATTTCCGCGGCGTCACGACCGTAGTCGCCAAGCTTTTCAACATAGTCAAACCACATAGGGCCTATTTCGGCGAGAAGGACGCCCAACAGCTCAGGGTGATCAAACGCATGGCGAAGGATCTGAACTTCGACGTCGAGATCATCTCCGTCCCCACGGTCAGAGAATCGGACGGACTGGCCATGAGCTCGAGGAACGAGTATCTTTCCCCTGAGGAGAGAAAAGCAGCCCTTGTCCTTTGGAGATCCCTAAACTTGGCCCGAAGCCTCGCGGAGGCGGGCGAGAGAAAGGCCGATCGGATTATATCTGAGATGCGTAGGTTAATCGAATCTGAACCGCTCGCTAAGATAGATTACGTCGAGATAGTGGACTCCGAGACGTTGGAGAAGGTGGATAGGATAGAAGGAGAGGTTCTGGTGGCTTTGGCCGTCTTCATCGGAACCACCCGTCTCATAGATAACATGATCATCTCTGTTTCGTGA
- a CDS encoding PAS domain-containing protein encodes MIISEEFFKLVLDSIQDVIKIVDSHLRIIFINRAAEEIIGRRREEIIGLKCYEVFHGGKPCRPCIVEEVFSSNRTFRDTREVVGPEGQKRVFEVTGFPVIGSDGNIERVVEISRDITYLKKIEQELIKREKLAIIGEMAAGLAHEIRNPLSSIMASARLLREHRDELSDEEYRVLTKTIERESRRLEILISDFMAFARPKAPKFEMLDVNQILRDALKVLRYNPDLFRDVEVLEELDPNLPPIRVDPYQIEQVFLNVILNALQAMRKGGRLTLRSERVGDEICLIISDTGIGIEPDKMDRIFAPFYTDKPQGTGLGLSIAQRIVEQHDGRIEVESEPGRGATFKVFLPIRGPEGEGEGQNTHSR; translated from the coding sequence AGTTCTTCAAGCTCGTCCTCGATAGCATCCAGGACGTTATAAAGATAGTCGATAGCCATCTAAGGATAATCTTCATCAACCGTGCAGCCGAGGAGATCATCGGAAGAAGGCGGGAGGAGATCATCGGTTTGAAATGTTATGAGGTGTTTCACGGCGGCAAACCCTGCCGTCCTTGTATCGTCGAGGAGGTTTTCTCCTCAAATCGGACGTTCAGGGATACCAGAGAGGTGGTCGGACCTGAAGGTCAAAAACGGGTGTTCGAGGTGACCGGCTTTCCGGTGATAGGTTCCGATGGAAACATCGAGCGGGTCGTCGAGATATCCAGGGATATAACCTATCTCAAGAAGATCGAGCAGGAACTCATCAAGCGTGAAAAGCTGGCGATAATAGGCGAGATGGCTGCCGGATTGGCCCACGAGATAAGAAACCCGCTGAGCTCTATAATGGCATCGGCAAGACTTCTAAGGGAACACAGAGATGAGCTTTCGGATGAGGAGTACAGGGTGCTGACGAAGACGATCGAGAGGGAATCGAGGAGACTGGAGATATTAATTTCCGATTTCATGGCCTTCGCAAGGCCGAAAGCCCCTAAGTTCGAGATGTTGGATGTCAATCAGATCCTCCGCGACGCCCTGAAGGTGCTGAGATATAATCCGGATCTGTTTCGAGACGTGGAGGTCCTCGAGGAGCTCGATCCCAACCTTCCACCGATAAGGGTGGATCCCTACCAAATAGAGCAGGTCTTTCTGAACGTCATCCTCAATGCCCTCCAGGCGATGAGGAAGGGCGGGAGGCTAACCCTGAGATCCGAAAGGGTGGGAGATGAGATATGCCTGATCATCTCCGACACGGGGATCGGGATCGAGCCGGATAAGATGGACAGGATTTTCGCCCCCTTCTACACCGACAAGCCCCAGGGAACCGGCCTGGGCCTTTCGATAGCGCAGAGGATCGTCGAGCAACATGATGGGAGGATAGAGGTCGAAAGCGAGCCCGGAAGGGGTGCTACCTTCAAGGTGTTCCTTCCGATAAGAGGTCCGGAGGGGGAAGGTGAAGGGCAGAATACTCATAGTCGATGA
- the trxA gene encoding thioredoxin: MEIELNEKNFQNEVLSSDKPVLVDFWASWCGPCLMLAPIVERIAEKYEGKVKVGKVNVDENLSLAYRYGIRAIPTVIIFHKGEAVRKLVGVRSEAEYSSELERLISKDEKA; this comes from the coding sequence ATGGAGATAGAGCTGAACGAGAAAAACTTTCAGAACGAGGTCCTCTCATCCGATAAGCCCGTTTTGGTCGATTTCTGGGCATCCTGGTGTGGCCCGTGTCTGATGCTAGCTCCGATAGTGGAGAGAATCGCCGAGAAGTATGAGGGGAAGGTTAAGGTAGGCAAAGTCAACGTCGATGAGAACCTATCGCTCGCCTACAGATATGGAATTCGAGCCATACCGACGGTGATCATCTTCCACAAGGGGGAAGCCGTCCGAAAACTGGTCGGTGTCCGCTCGGAAGCGGAATACAGCAGCGAGCTTGAGAGGCTGATCTCAAAGGATGAGAAAGCGTGA
- the rlmB gene encoding 23S rRNA (guanosine(2251)-2'-O)-methyltransferase RlmB, which produces MDVEIIKGRNAVLEILRSSRRHVIELVVRKSPNDPKLRAAVEIARRRGIKVVFQRTEELDRLAEGRKHQGIVAITSPVRYSTLDQIIDKAFLSKRVPLIVVLDHIQDPHNLGAIIRTAEAVGVHGVVIPKRRAAGLTPTVVKISSGAADHIPVARVSNIAMTLERLKEEGIWIVGLMPEAERNIYQIDMRIPLALVIGSEGKGLSRLVSERCDMLVSIPMFGDISSLNASVAAAVALYEAVRQRISSSQGHLSYTP; this is translated from the coding sequence ATGGACGTTGAAATCATAAAAGGCAGAAATGCCGTCCTGGAGATTTTGAGGTCGTCTAGAAGACATGTCATAGAGCTGGTTGTCCGTAAATCGCCGAATGATCCCAAACTCAGGGCGGCTGTGGAAATCGCTCGGAGGAGGGGAATCAAGGTCGTCTTTCAAAGGACAGAGGAGCTTGATAGGTTAGCTGAAGGTCGGAAACACCAGGGGATAGTCGCCATAACTTCCCCGGTAAGATACTCCACCCTTGACCAGATCATCGATAAGGCCTTTCTCTCCAAGAGAGTTCCCCTTATCGTGGTCTTAGATCATATTCAGGATCCACACAATCTAGGTGCAATAATAAGAACGGCTGAGGCGGTCGGCGTGCATGGCGTGGTGATACCGAAGAGACGTGCCGCCGGCCTCACCCCAACGGTCGTTAAGATCTCATCCGGGGCGGCGGATCATATCCCGGTCGCTAGGGTGTCGAACATCGCTATGACCTTGGAAAGGCTGAAGGAGGAGGGGATCTGGATCGTCGGTCTCATGCCGGAAGCCGAACGGAACATATATCAGATTGATATGAGAATACCGCTTGCTCTGGTCATCGGATCGGAGGGTAAGGGATTAAGCAGACTTGTCTCGGAAAGGTGTGATATGCTGGTTTCCATACCTATGTTCGGTGATATCAGCTCACTCAACGCTTCAGTGGCGGCGGCGGTGGCCCTCTATGAGGCCGTGCGACAAAGGATCTCTAGCTCTCAGGGACATCTATCTTATACTCCTTGA
- a CDS encoding sigma-54-dependent Fis family transcriptional regulator produces the protein MRFTISMLLRRHGYAVDEAETVQEAVGRIEGEVYDLALTDLRLSDGSGLELLREAKRISPETEVIILTAFGSIESAVEAIRLGAFDYLTKPIDPDDLLLHVRKAVEHKRLRRAVKNLRSQVKERYKLGNIIGKSRSMQRIFEMISVVSKTDTTVLIQGESGTGKELVAKAIHTHSHRAEGPFVPVNCGAIPEALFESELFGHVKGAFTGASYNRKGLFEEADGGTIFLDEVAEIPFPMQVKLLRVLEEKRIRRVGSNETIPIDVRVIAATNKDLKALVDEGKFRDDLFYRLNVVMIEIPPLRERPDDILPLAEYFLERFSAKLKKEIREMSSEARRMLLSYDWPGNVRELENAIERAVLLSHDPIIGPDDLPDTLRKGSEDILLGLIAEGIEGEYTLKELERRYIEAVLRRNRGNRSKTAEQLGIGRNTLWRKIKEYKIDVPES, from the coding sequence ATGAGGTTTACCATCTCGATGCTCCTCAGACGTCACGGATATGCGGTGGACGAGGCGGAGACCGTTCAGGAGGCGGTCGGGAGGATCGAGGGGGAGGTTTACGATCTGGCCCTTACTGATCTGAGATTGAGCGATGGAAGCGGTCTGGAGCTGTTGAGAGAGGCAAAGCGTATCTCGCCGGAGACCGAGGTGATTATACTTACCGCCTTCGGCTCCATAGAGTCGGCCGTCGAGGCCATAAGGCTCGGCGCCTTCGATTACCTGACTAAACCCATAGATCCAGACGATTTACTGTTGCACGTCCGGAAAGCCGTCGAGCATAAAAGGCTTCGCAGAGCTGTGAAAAACCTCCGATCACAGGTCAAGGAGAGGTATAAGCTCGGCAACATAATAGGCAAGAGCCGCTCCATGCAGCGGATCTTCGAGATGATCTCAGTCGTATCCAAGACCGATACCACTGTGCTCATACAGGGGGAAAGCGGAACGGGTAAGGAACTGGTGGCTAAGGCGATTCATACCCACAGCCATAGGGCTGAGGGGCCTTTCGTTCCCGTTAACTGCGGAGCCATCCCGGAGGCGCTTTTCGAAAGCGAGCTCTTCGGCCATGTTAAGGGTGCGTTCACGGGGGCGAGCTATAATAGGAAAGGACTGTTCGAGGAAGCGGATGGCGGGACCATATTCCTCGACGAGGTGGCCGAGATACCCTTCCCGATGCAGGTCAAGCTGCTCAGGGTTTTGGAGGAGAAACGGATAAGAAGGGTGGGCAGCAACGAGACGATCCCCATCGACGTGAGGGTCATAGCGGCAACAAATAAAGACCTTAAGGCCCTCGTCGATGAGGGGAAGTTCAGGGATGATCTCTTCTACAGGTTGAACGTGGTGATGATCGAGATTCCGCCGCTTAGGGAACGCCCTGACGATATACTCCCGCTTGCTGAGTATTTCCTGGAGCGGTTCAGCGCCAAACTGAAAAAGGAGATCAGAGAGATGTCGTCCGAGGCACGCAGGATGCTCCTGAGCTACGATTGGCCGGGGAACGTCAGAGAACTCGAGAACGCCATTGAAAGGGCTGTCCTGCTCTCCCACGATCCGATCATCGGACCGGACGACCTGCCGGATACGCTGCGGAAAGGTTCCGAGGATATCCTTCTCGGCCTGATAGCCGAGGGGATAGAGGGGGAATATACGCTGAAAGAGCTTGAGAGGAGATATATCGAGGCCGTTCTCAGGCGAAATAGAGGAAATAGATCCAAAACGGCAGAACAGCTCGGAATAGGCCGTAATACGCTATGGCGGAAGATCAAGGAGTATAAGATAGATGTCCCTGAGAGCTAG
- a CDS encoding heparinase II/III family protein has protein sequence MVGFVCALMISGVNFEPGIPPNPTATLKRDHPRLIITRDELERVKRAIGENEMARRYFERIKRQADKILSEPPVRYEIPDGLRLLGVSRRCLNRIYHLATMFRLSGDRRYKERAVRELKAAANFPDWNPRHFLDTAEMTHAFAIGYDWLYDSLSDGERRMIREAIIEKGIDPALRVYERGGWWAKCNHNWNQVCNGGIAIGALAIADEIPDLADRVLGYALESIKIPMRMFNPDGGWAEGPGYWNYATSYNVYLLAALETALGTDFGLSDMPGFSETGYFCIYMTGPLWKTFNYADSGDRAPHASQMFWLARRFDKPVYAWYQHHMASHHVHPLDLLWFDPRSESPSEEGLPLDRWFHNVNVVFLRSRWEDERAIFIGFKGGDNKANHSHLDLGSFVLDADGHRWAVDLGADDYNIPGYFGRQRWSYYRLRTEGHNTITLNGENQDPHAEAPIVDFKSTPDLASAAADLSAAYGDLAEKVLRTVSLVERRYVLIRDVIKAREPVEVAWNMHTPASVKVEGSKAMLSQNGATLLLEVIEPKDAIVESHEVSIPPPQRPIKGIRKITVRPPSRVESVEILIRLTPLDK, from the coding sequence ATGGTCGGTTTCGTCTGTGCTCTGATGATATCAGGGGTGAACTTTGAGCCGGGGATACCCCCTAATCCTACGGCAACGCTTAAACGTGATCACCCGCGCCTGATTATCACGCGGGATGAACTTGAAAGGGTCAAAAGGGCCATCGGTGAAAACGAGATGGCCAGGCGATATTTCGAAAGGATAAAACGACAGGCCGATAAAATCCTCTCTGAGCCTCCCGTCAGATATGAGATACCCGACGGGTTGAGGCTACTGGGCGTGAGCAGAAGATGCCTTAACCGGATATATCACCTCGCTACGATGTTCAGGTTAAGCGGCGACCGAAGATATAAGGAGAGGGCTGTGAGGGAGTTGAAGGCGGCGGCGAACTTCCCCGATTGGAACCCGCGCCACTTCCTCGACACGGCTGAGATGACGCATGCCTTCGCCATAGGATATGATTGGCTCTACGATTCGCTCTCCGATGGGGAGAGGAGAATGATCCGCGAGGCGATCATCGAGAAAGGAATCGATCCAGCCCTGAGGGTTTACGAGAGGGGAGGATGGTGGGCCAAATGCAACCACAACTGGAACCAGGTCTGCAACGGCGGCATCGCCATCGGGGCCCTCGCCATAGCGGATGAGATCCCAGATCTGGCCGATAGGGTGTTAGGATATGCCCTTGAGTCGATCAAGATCCCCATGCGTATGTTCAATCCGGACGGCGGATGGGCTGAGGGGCCGGGATATTGGAACTACGCCACCAGCTATAACGTCTATCTCCTGGCGGCGCTTGAGACAGCTCTGGGAACAGACTTCGGGTTGTCCGATATGCCGGGATTTTCGGAGACGGGGTATTTCTGTATCTACATGACGGGGCCTCTCTGGAAGACGTTCAATTACGCCGATAGCGGCGATAGGGCTCCTCACGCGTCACAGATGTTCTGGCTTGCCAGGCGTTTCGATAAACCCGTCTACGCCTGGTATCAGCATCATATGGCCTCTCACCACGTCCATCCCCTTGATCTCCTCTGGTTCGATCCTCGGAGCGAAAGCCCCTCTGAGGAGGGTTTACCCTTGGATAGGTGGTTTCACAACGTGAACGTGGTTTTCCTCAGAAGCAGGTGGGAGGACGAGAGGGCGATCTTCATCGGCTTCAAAGGCGGCGATAATAAGGCAAACCATAGCCATCTGGACCTAGGTAGCTTCGTGCTGGATGCCGACGGACACAGATGGGCGGTGGACCTCGGCGCGGACGACTACAACATCCCCGGATACTTCGGGAGGCAAAGATGGAGCTACTACAGGCTCAGAACGGAAGGACACAACACGATAACTTTGAACGGCGAAAACCAAGATCCTCACGCTGAAGCTCCCATAGTCGATTTCAAATCGACCCCCGATCTTGCATCGGCTGCCGCCGATTTATCGGCAGCATACGGGGATCTGGCCGAGAAAGTCCTGAGGACGGTCTCGCTTGTGGAGAGGAGATACGTCCTCATTCGGGATGTAATCAAGGCTAGGGAGCCGGTCGAGGTGGCTTGGAACATGCATACGCCGGCAAGCGTGAAGGTCGAAGGATCAAAAGCGATGTTGAGCCAGAACGGGGCGACCCTGCTGCTGGAGGTTATCGAGCCGAAAGATGCCATCGTGGAATCACATGAGGTGAGCATCCCGCCGCCTCAAAGGCCGATCAAAGGGATACGCAAGATCACCGTCCGTCCCCCGAGCAGGGTTGAATCGGTCGAGATCCTTATCAGGCTAACCCCACTCGACAAATAG
- a CDS encoding sulfatase-like hydrolase/transferase, with the protein MPEGRRPNILWISFEDTNPFYGCYGDLVARTPNLDRLASEGCLYTHAFSTAGVCAPARSAIITGMYPISIGTHHMRTTHTNPFTPEIPTPYSAVVPHYVRCFTEYLRAAGYYCTNNVKTDYQFDPPFTAWDELSREAHWRNRPDPDQPFFAVFNLTRTHESGMWPEKCPQITFDPDEMEVPPYYPDTPKVREALARMYTNIEYNDRILGELLRQLEENGLAENTVVFHWSDHGPLPRGKRWPYDAGIHVPLIVRWPGVIEPGGVSDRLISTIDLGPTVLSIAGVEIPYHMQGRAFLGEQAAPPRKYVYATRDRYDESYDMVRAVRDKRFKYIRNYRPDLPYLLWIPYRNRHPILQEMWRLYLEGKLEGPQLLMFRSRRPVEELYDTQSDPYEINNLAYDPEYRPVLERMRRALDEWLEEVGDMGHISEEEMVRRWYPEGRQPQTAPPLFIPICEENPGLEPAPKGGAFTAPVLLQIHCATQGASIGYTFEDGERPHWRLYTEPIRLPIGETRIRAKAIRIGYRESEESVANFKITRK; encoded by the coding sequence ATGCCTGAGGGAAGAAGACCGAACATCCTTTGGATCTCCTTTGAGGACACAAACCCCTTTTATGGATGTTATGGCGATCTTGTTGCCCGGACGCCCAACTTGGACCGCCTGGCATCTGAGGGATGTCTTTACACCCATGCGTTCTCTACGGCTGGGGTATGTGCTCCGGCCCGATCGGCCATCATCACCGGCATGTATCCCATCTCGATCGGCACACACCACATGCGTACCACCCATACCAATCCGTTCACGCCTGAGATACCCACCCCCTATTCCGCCGTGGTGCCCCATTACGTCCGATGTTTCACCGAATATCTCCGGGCGGCGGGCTACTATTGCACGAACAACGTTAAAACGGACTATCAGTTCGATCCACCATTCACAGCATGGGATGAGCTGAGCAGGGAGGCCCATTGGCGTAACCGTCCTGATCCCGATCAGCCCTTCTTCGCCGTCTTCAACCTCACCCGTACTCATGAAAGCGGGATGTGGCCTGAGAAGTGCCCTCAGATCACATTTGATCCCGATGAGATGGAGGTGCCGCCCTATTATCCCGACACGCCTAAGGTGCGCGAGGCGCTGGCGCGGATGTATACGAACATCGAATACAACGACCGAATCCTAGGAGAGCTTCTGCGACAGCTGGAGGAGAACGGTCTGGCTGAGAACACGGTGGTCTTCCACTGGTCCGATCACGGGCCGCTGCCCCGGGGCAAGAGATGGCCCTACGATGCGGGGATCCACGTGCCTCTGATCGTCCGCTGGCCCGGCGTGATCGAGCCGGGAGGCGTCAGCGACCGGCTGATAAGCACCATAGACCTCGGCCCCACGGTTCTCTCCATAGCCGGCGTGGAGATCCCATACCACATGCAGGGACGAGCCTTCCTCGGGGAACAGGCCGCTCCGCCCAGAAAATACGTCTACGCCACCCGCGACCGATATGACGAGTCCTACGATATGGTCCGTGCCGTCCGGGACAAGCGATTCAAATACATCCGTAATTACCGGCCCGATCTGCCATATCTGCTCTGGATACCCTATCGTAACCGTCATCCCATCCTGCAGGAGATGTGGCGTCTATATCTGGAGGGGAAATTGGAAGGACCTCAGCTGCTGATGTTCCGATCGCGGCGTCCTGTTGAGGAGCTATATGACACGCAGAGCGATCCCTACGAGATAAACAACCTTGCCTACGATCCGGAATACAGGCCGGTTTTGGAGAGGATGCGCAGGGCATTGGATGAGTGGCTTGAGGAAGTCGGCGATATGGGACATATCTCCGAGGAGGAGATGGTACGACGCTGGTATCCCGAGGGCAGACAGCCTCAGACCGCTCCTCCGCTTTTCATCCCGATCTGTGAGGAGAATCCGGGTCTGGAGCCTGCTCCGAAGGGAGGCGCATTTACCGCGCCGGTGTTGCTGCAGATCCACTGTGCCACTCAGGGAGCTTCCATCGGTTATACCTTTGAGGATGGCGAGAGGCCTCACTGGAGGCTCTATACCGAACCGATACGCCTGCCGATAGGGGAAACGAGGATAAGGGCGAAGGCGATCAGAATAGGTTACAGGGAAAGCGAGGAAAGCGTGGCGAACTTCAAGATCACCCGCAAGTAG